The genomic interval TGCGATCGATCAAGAAGACGGTGGCCCAGTAGCCCGGGATGGTGGAGCAAATTGCCAGCAGGGCTTGGAATTTGGCGACGTTGAAGGCGTCGCGAAAGGCATTGACGTTGTGGGGATTAATCTGCGTTTGCCTGTTGGGAAAGTACTTGCCGTAAATCTCGGCCTGGACGAGGTTGGTACTGTAGAAGACGATGTCGACGAGAAACCAGGATACGGAGCAAGAGAAGAGATCGCGGCCGTGGCGGCGGAAGAATTGTTTGGAGAAGAAGGGGTAAGATGGAGGTGGGTTTTGTGGGTATTCGGCATCCTCTGCGATTTGGCTCAGGGAAACATCTAGCACCTTCTCCATGTTCTTCGCTGCCTGAATAACATTCTGCTCCACCAACGCTGTATATCTGTAAATAAAGTGAAACTACCAGTTAAATTAGTACTCCTAACaccctataaatagaaaaattaatcaagATCTTACACTAGAATGAcattataatatatcaaatcttAGACTAGTTGTTAACTATTAGTTAGTAGAcacccatttcttcttctcattttatatttatagcTAATATCTCGCCTATAGTCagataaaaaaactcaaaagttTCTAGGATAATACTAAgctcaataatataatttccCCTTTTATTCGGCTTCCGCTAATTATGTCTGAAATTGGAGGGTACGTTTTCAATGATACTTATATATGAAAGATAAAAGATCGATGATGCTAATTGCCAAGTCACCAACCCAATAATGGAACTCCTCTCTTTAGTTAGTTAGACAAAGGACACTAAGAAAGTGAAAAGTCAACAAAGCATGCAAGAAATCATCGGAGAGGCGCGCGAGCAAATCAAAACTAATCCATAGAATATAtagtgaataaaataattaacctGGCAGTTTCCGGCATCATCATACGCCAGTAGCACGTCAAGGCGGCCGGCAGAGCCCCAATCATGAGAATGAGCCTCCACGCCAAGTCGGCCGCCACCTTCGGAGTCTGGTTCGGCCCCGGGTTCGTCGCCGCCTCGAAGATCAAGCACACCACCATGGTGACGGTGCTGCTCACCACAATCCCCAGCCCCTGCATCGAGAACACCGCCGCTATAAACGCGCCACGCGTCCTCTTGTTTGCGAACTCCGACATGATCGTCGCCGACAGTGGGTAGTCGCCGCCGATTCCGATCCCGAGGAGGAACCGGAAGAATACTAGACTCGCCAACACGCAACCCGGCTTTGTGCATATCGAAAACCCGCACCCCAAAGAGCTCAGCACCATCAACGTCAGGGCCAGACCGTAAACCCTCCGACGGCCGAAGCAGTCGCCGAGGCGGCCGAACACCAGCTTTCCGATCACCGTGCCCAACAGAGGGATGCCCACCATTAGGGAGCTAACGAAGATGGGCGggcctttttcttttccaacgTCCTGGTAGTATATGCGCGCGATCAGTCGCATGATCGGCGGAATGCAAAAGAGGTCATAGGCGTCGGTGAACATGCCCATCCCGGCGACTATAATCGCTTTGAAATGATAGTACTGCGTTTTAGCAGTGTCCAGCGCCGAAAGCACCTTCAACGCCATGGCCTTCGCTTCACTGAATGATTCTCTGGGTCAAGAGAAGATCAATTGCTCAAgtaattaaacatatatattctGATACAGGCCGGGTTAGGTAGACGAAAGCTGGAGGGAGCTTCGGCTTCGTTGACTGACTAGGAGGTTGGGATGGAAAGATTATTCCATGGAAAAATACGAATCAAGACCCTTTGATGTTGCTCTCGTTTCCGATTAACTAGTATACTTTTCGTCTCATTTTATTGTATGTGGTGACAAGGACTTGCGGAGACGTTCATTCGAGGTTTTCACTTTGCTCCGTCTGGAGACAAGGCTTAGAGGGTTAATCCTGTCGGGTTTGTCGTCGCATGTTCTAGCCTTGGTTTCTCCTTCGTATATACATGAAGGCCCGAtggttaattaataattatgatatatatatacacacacataaatcCAAACCTCCGTTGATCGAGCCACGAGTTCATCGGCGGCGCTCGTCCTGGACGGCTGTGTTGCAGTTCTTACAACAGACTCACAAGTTAATAAGTTACATAAATATGGCATATACGTTGATTGGCAAAATTTGTTCTTCTTAATCAATTTTCTTCCACCGGAGAAGAAAACTGTAATGCCGATCGAGTCGCGGTCATATATGTCAAGCTTCAAGCAACGACAAAAGATTAGGGTTGTCTTATTGGATACGGACATACTTTCATTAAATGCTGAGATGGAAAGGAAAAATCAATCGCCTGCAGGAGCCAAATGgccacacacacacgcacatatatatatatatatatatatacacgacaCCGCGTGGACCCTCGCACATGCAAGCAATGACCGCAGCTTGATGCATGACTTTTAAATGGACGAATATGAATTTTGTGTAATAAATAGAGAGCATGACATGAGAGAATGAGTAGAGTAGGCATCGAATTCTGAGATGAATGGCTTAAAAAGCTGCTGTCACTTCGTCCATTGAAAGCTCAATTAACCAACCAGCAGCAAACTACTATAGTACGTTGGGgccttaatttcattaattccAACTGTGCGTGTTGACCTTGTAAGTTTCTAAGAAACGTCGTCTGGTGTCTATTCTCGGATAATTAAGGAagagaaataatatatatatatatatatatagaaacagAAAATGCCAACCAAACGAGCCTTGAATGAgaagaatataatatatgtcccaatatatatatatatagttgttaaTTAGGTTTTAGTAAGTGAAAGAAATTTCAAAGGATGGATGAGGCTGCTGCTATATATGATTCATgtataattaataaacttaacAATATCAGCTAGCGTAGCGTATGGCGGctctcatcttcatcatcatcttggTTTAATTGTTGGCTCTGGCAGTTGTACGTACTATTTGTATTGTTTCAGTCAAAACCCAAATCTACGGGCCGTTTAGCCTAGAGTTTGTTGGTTCGAGGGTCAAAGACCAAAATTTAATGCTCcctatataaattgttttaaggCAGGCAAAAACTTAACCTCACAATTTTGATAGGTTGAATTTGGAAAAGTTGAGGTCCAGAGATACAATAAACTCtactttttaaatatattttaattttgtcaataactacaacaaattttaattccttacatatatatatatatatcctaataAAACCCaccccacatatatatatatatatatatatatacttttccttgctttatatttatatttatataatatacatatatagaaaatatatttattttcacattacttttaaatatttttgtaaaatagatttattaatTATACATTCTTTAATCACAAATGTtgagaagtaaaaaaaattaatcaaactttATTTAATGTTGattgaaggaaataaaaaatatagttttaattgaattttgattttatatttaaaattataaattattataacttatatatatatagataatattcATGACTAATTttatgtcttcttttttttttgttattttgctaCCTTAATTCACCT from Diospyros lotus cultivar Yz01 chromosome 8, ASM1463336v1, whole genome shotgun sequence carries:
- the LOC127807815 gene encoding probable inorganic phosphate transporter 1-9, coding for MALKVLSALDTAKTQYYHFKAIIVAGMGMFTDAYDLFCIPPIMRLIARIYYQDVGKEKGPPIFVSSLMVGIPLLGTVIGKLVFGRLGDCFGRRRVYGLALTLMVLSSLGCGFSICTKPGCVLASLVFFRFLLGIGIGGDYPLSATIMSEFANKRTRGAFIAAVFSMQGLGIVVSSTVTMVVCLIFEAATNPGPNQTPKVAADLAWRLILMIGALPAALTCYWRMMMPETARYTALVEQNVIQAAKNMEKVLDVSLSQIAEDAEYPQNPPPSYPFFSKQFFRRHGRDLFSCSVSWFLVDIVFYSTNLVQAEIYGKYFPNRQTQINPHNVNAFRDAFNVAKFQALLAICSTIPGYWATVFLIDRIGRVKIQMMGFFFMALALFAMGIPYAAYWHDHIKNKGFLFLYGITFFFSNFGPNTTTFIVPAELFPARFRSTCHGISGAVGKVGAIIGAVGILWAVHQHEDAADSSDLKKTPMLVALLVLGGVCVVGVVVTYLFMFETMGRSLEENEKDEPTGENDNVCFLRCFNTGWCMAGQGSNFVREVGAD